In the Gammaproteobacteria bacterium genome, AACGGCATCAGCTGCAGCTCCGCATGAAAAATGCCGCCTCCCGGGCGGCTCTCACACGCGTATTCATACTGTCTCCTTCCCGGCCTCACAGGACTCGCGTTAAAGGACTGTCGATGCAATGTAGCAGCTCGCCGCCCTCACCATGTCGAGTACCCGCGATCCGGCCACCCGAAACCGCTGCACGACGCCCAACGAACACCTGTCCTTCGCCAATGTGTGGTGGCAACCCGCTCAGCCGCCCGTTCCTCGTTCGCTCCACATCGCACATCGTGGCGCAACGACCGGATACCAGCGGGGACCAACCACCAGGATGCGGAACATCAGCGCTCCGTTCGCGCGAGACGTCCAAGGATTCCGTTCACGAAGGAGCTGCTCTTATCGGTCGAGTATTTCTTGGCGAGCCGGACGGCCTCGGAGATGATGACGCCGACCGATGTCTCCGGTTCGAAGCGGAGTTCGTAGAGTGCAAGCCGAAGAACGGCCCTATCGACGGGAGCCATCCGTGCCACTCGCCAGCGCTTCGATACGGCGTCCAGCGTCTCGTCCAACTCGGCTTGGTGAGTGAGAACGCCATTGACCAGGCGTGCGGTCCTCGCGGGCATCGATGACGGACCCTCACCGCGCAGGTCATACTCGTAGAGCGCCTGTATCGCGAGCTCGCGCGCTTCGACGTTCACACGCGTGTGATGTAGCTGCCGGTGCGGCTGTCCACCTTGATGTGGTCACCCTCTTCGACAAAAAGCGGAACCTGCACCACGAGCCCCGTCGAGACCGTGACCGGCTTCGTGGCTCCCGACACACGGTCACCTTTGACGCCCGGCTCGGCTTGGACGACCTCCATCTCGACCGACGCCGGCAACTCGACGGCGATGGGCACATCGCGATACATAGGCAGGATCGCCGTCAGTCCATCCACCAGGAACGACGCCGCGTCTCCCACTTGATCTTCGTTCAGCGCGAACTGGGCGTACGTTTCGAGGTCCATGAAGTGATAGCCGAGGTCGTCACGGTACAGGAACTGGTGCTCCCTGCGGTCGATCACCGCCTGCTCGACGTTCTCTCCAGCCCGAAACGTGCGGTCGATCACTGCGCCACTGTCCAGGTTCTTCAACTTCATCCGTACGAATGCCTTGCCCTTGCCCGGCTTGACATGCTGGTATTCGAGGACGCTGAAGAGCCCCTCGGGAAGGTCCAAAGCCATCCCCGGACGCGCGTCGTTGGTAGATATCATGCCGACTCCATGTGGTTACTCACCTGAGTGTATCCGACAACGCCGAGGACAAAGCCGCCTCGTCGACCGGAGTGATCACCGGATCGCCGATCGCTCGCAGCAGGACCATGCGGACTTTCGAACCGTCTCGCTTCTTGTCTCTTCTCAGCAGGCGTGCCACCTTTGCGGGGTCTGCCTTGCAGGTTGTCGGCAACTCCAGGCCCTTCAGCAAGGCGAGCTGCCGGTCGGCCTGGTCGAACCCAAAGACGGACTTGGAGATATGAGCGGCAGCCGCCATGCCGATCGCAACGGACTCGCCGTGCGAGACGCCCGCGACCCGTTCAACCGCATGGCCAACGGTGTGTCCGTAGTTGAGCACCACTCGTATGCCTCGTTCGTGCAGATCCTCGCTCACGACCTTCGCCTTGACACGAATCGCTGCTGGAACGATCTTCTCGAGAGGAGCCTGCAACCCCTTCTCCTCGAGTTCGATCACCAACAGCTCATCCCCAATCATTCCGGCTTTCGCTATCTCGGCCATCCCTTCACGAACCAGGCGGCGAGGAAGCCCACGCAGAACCTCCAGGTCGACGAGGATCCTGCTGGGCTCCCAGAATGTTCCGACCTGGTTCTTCGCCTCGAGGTTCACCGCCGTCTTCCCGCCGATCGACGCGTCAACCGCCGCGAGGAGCGTGGTGGGCACAGAGACGACTTCGACGCCACGCAGATACGTCGACGCTACGAAACCACCGACGTCGCAAACGCTTCCACCGCCGACCACGACGACCGTTCCCTGTCGGTCCAGCCCGATATCGTCGAGCCACCGATACGCGGCGGCCGCCACGGCAAGGGTCTTTGCCTCTTCCCCGTCCGGGAACACCCGAACGGGAGCTTCCAGGCGACGCGCCACACGCTCGGCCACATCCCGGGCTCCGGGCTGGGTAAAGATCACCGTCCCGGAGCGGTCAGACCGTGGCGGAAGCGGCGAGGCGAGAATATCACTCCCGATGAGCACCTGGCTGCCGGCAGCCATCAGCGACTCCACGCCGCCACCACTTCTTTCACGACTTGCTCGGATGACAGGCCGTCTGTTTCCACGATGTGATGCGCTGCCTCCTTGTAGAGGTCATGGCGTTCACGATGAATGTCCTGCAAGGCTCGCTTCTCGAGGATCGGCCGCCGAG is a window encoding:
- the nusB gene encoding transcription antitermination factor NusB → MNVEARELAIQALYEYDLRGEGPSSMPARTARLVNGVLTHQAELDETLDAVSKRWRVARMAPVDRAVLRLALYELRFEPETSVGVIISEAVRLAKKYSTDKSSSFVNGILGRLARTER
- the efp gene encoding elongation factor P; translation: MISTNDARPGMALDLPEGLFSVLEYQHVKPGKGKAFVRMKLKNLDSGAVIDRTFRAGENVEQAVIDRREHQFLYRDDLGYHFMDLETYAQFALNEDQVGDAASFLVDGLTAILPMYRDVPIAVELPASVEMEVVQAEPGVKGDRVSGATKPVTVSTGLVVQVPLFVEEGDHIKVDSRTGSYITRV
- a CDS encoding iron-containing alcohol dehydrogenase, with the protein product MAAGSQVLIGSDILASPLPPRSDRSGTVIFTQPGARDVAERVARRLEAPVRVFPDGEEAKTLAVAAAAYRWLDDIGLDRQGTVVVVGGGSVCDVGGFVASTYLRGVEVVSVPTTLLAAVDASIGGKTAVNLEAKNQVGTFWEPSRILVDLEVLRGLPRRLVREGMAEIAKAGMIGDELLVIELEEKGLQAPLEKIVPAAIRVKAKVVSEDLHERGIRVVLNYGHTVGHAVERVAGVSHGESVAIGMAAAAHISKSVFGFDQADRQLALLKGLELPTTCKADPAKVARLLRRDKKRDGSKVRMVLLRAIGDPVITPVDEAALSSALSDTLR